The Candidatus Methanoperedens sp. genome contains the following window.
AGGAAATAAACAGGCAGTTAGAATGGTACAAATACCTGGTATATAATAAAAGCACGGTCGGCAGTCTGTTTACCCTGATACACCTGCCTTTTATGCTGGCGTTTTTATCCCTGGTCATAATCGGGACATCTGCATTCAGGGCTGTAGACAATGCGGTTCTGGGCCTGTCTCTTGCAGTTGTATCTCTTTTGCTATATGGTGAGCATATGTTTGATGATACAACCAGGGCAGGAAAACCCTGGAAAACCGTTTTTGGCGATGCAGCTCTTATATCAGCAGGCTGTTTTGCGTTTATACTGGCATTATTAACAGGTATATACGCAAATCGCATGCTGGGGTCTCTATTTCCCGGCATGGCAGTTGGTATTGGCATACTTTTCTGTACACTGTACGGTCTTGAATTCAGGAGGTTCCATACCATTGGGTTCGGTGCCCTGGGTATGGCTACAATACCCGTATCCTCTTATCTTGCACAGGCGCTTGCCCTGGGGCTTGAAGCAAACCTGATTGTCATAACAGGTCTTGGTGTATTCGGTTTTGGTTATGGCTATGTTATGCTTGCACTTTATGAACATACCAAGACACAGGAATATAAAATCGCATGGAAGTTGCTGGGATTGCAGTTCGTTTTGATATATGCACTGGCAGGGACGCTATTCCTGGAGAGGATATAAATGAGAACCTTTCAGGAATACCTTGATAAAAAAAGACAGGAAATAAACAGTCATATAAAACTCATAGTCGAAAATAAAATATCCGACCCGGATGTAATTTTAACGCTGTTAAAAGGGAAAAGAATGCGTGCCGGGCTGCTTCTTCTTGTTTTTGATGCCGTATCTGACCGGGACAGGGATATATCCGGGGCGCTTGACCTTGCCTGTGCTATTGAACTGGCGCACAGTGCTTCGCTGATCCTGGATGATATGCTGGATGGGGATAAAGAGCGCAGGGGACAGCCGGCAGCGCACCTTACAAGAGGGCACAAAAGGGCTATTCTTGATGTAATGGATATTCTGAGCCTGCCGTATGATATCGCTGCACATTACGGGGAATTGTATGTGCACATGCTGGCAGAAACCCAGAGAGGGATGGTCTCCGGTGTTGTAAATGAGCTGTTCCACGCATCTAACCTGCAGTCGGCTGAAATTTACGATGCTATAATTACCCAGAAGACGGGGAGATTGTTCAGACTGGCAGCTATGTGGGGATGCCTGGCTGCAAGATCAGGCGGCCAGGGGATATCCGGTGAGATGCGTCCGTATGAAAAAGAGATAGCATCTTTTGCAGAATACGGGCTTGGATGTGGAAAAGCAATGCAGATAGCTGATGACATAGTAGATCTGAAAAAAGTGATAGACGGAAATAAATCCGGTCTGCCGGGCCCAGGGTTATTGCTTCCAGGGTGCTTGAATACAGGCATCAACAGCCTTCTTGATAAGGAAATTGCCAGGTCCAGGAGGACGATTTCCTCAATTAATGTACCATATGCATATAGAGAGATGCTGCTTGATGTCCCCTCCGGGATTGTAAATATGATGCTTGGTGAGTACTGGCTAAAAAGAGAGTTCGGGGAAGTATGCCAGAGCGAATAATATTAATCACTCTCATAATATCTATACTCTTCTGTGCAGTTCATCTTACTGCTCCCGGATTATATAGCTTCTCCGAACGATATAAGAAGCCAGTAATCTCGTTCTCAGGCGGTGTTGCAGCAGCCTACGTATTCTTCGATCTTTTGCCTACGATACAGAAGGCAGGCGGACATCTCAAGCTGCTACTGCGTAATTTCCCCGGCCAGATATTTACATCAGAGGTTGCGATCTTCGGGGTTGCATTCATAGGCTTTCTTGTGTTCTTCATATCAGAACATGCTGCAATACACTCACGCCGCCATATTGCAGCAAAAGCAGGGCAAAATATGGATTCTGTCACAGCCCCAAAAGGAATATTTATTATCCATTTCAGCATGCTTGCCCTTGTAAGCCTGCTGATAGCCTTCAACCTGCGCTTCGAGGTCCGGACAAGTTTACCCGGAGCAGTACTATTCTCTGTTGCCCTGATACTTCACTTCTTCGGGATGGATAGAACCATGGAGATACACTATAGTTCCCTGTTCAACAGGTATGGCAGGTATATACTCAGTATAATGCCCCTTACAGGCTGGGCCCTGTCTGTTCTTTTTCCGGAGAGGCAATCAGAAGCAGCGGTATTTCTGGCTTTTATAGCAGGTGCAGTGCTGTTCAATGTTATCAAAGATGAAGTCCCTGGCGCAGAAAGAGGAGAGCCGAAATTCTTTGTGGCCGGCTCATTGATCTACGGAGGGGTATTGGTCATGCTGTTGCTCGTATGATGAGCATTTTTAGATTTTCTCGATATTGGATTTCCCAATTCCGTATTATAATAAGTTTCCAATGAACTTTAATTTTTCGTCAGAGTATCATCAAAAGGATTAATACTCAGGAGGTTTAAGTTAGATTATGGGGGGAATCGTATTGAAAGCACTTATATTAAGCGCGGATAATTTTGAAGACCAGGAGCTTTTATACCCGTTTAACAGGTTAAAAGAAGAAGGCATTATTGTGAAGGTTGCATCCTTGAAGCAGGGAATAATTACAGGGGAATATGGTTATTCTATAAATGTGGATATGACATTTAACGAAGTGGACCCGAAAGATTTTGACATGCTAATTCTTCCCGGGGGAAAGGCGCCTGAAAAGGTCAGGCTTGAAAAAAAGGCGCTTGATATCGCAAGACATTTTTTCAGGGAGAATAAACTTGTGGGTGCAATATGTCATGGCGGCCAGACGCTTATTTCAGCAGGATTAATAGAAGGAAGGAAAGCGACGTGCTACATAGGTATCAGGGACGACATGAAATCTGCAGGTGTCCTGTATGAAGATAAGGAAGTTGTTGTGGACGGAAATCTTATCACTTCAAGACATCCGGGCGACCTTTATGCATTTGGTAGAGAACTTGTTAAGAAAATCCATACGCTCCTGTGAAATGAGGCGGTTGAATATTTTTATTTTTTTGGTGCCGGGGATTGATCCGGTGTTCTAAAATTCACACCTGCATATATATTCATGTGATTCTGAATATAATTAAAAAATAAATCATTTATTTCGTCTCAGGATAATAATATGAATTACCATTATTTAAAATGCGAGCTGGCAGGCAAATGAATTTTTTCAACCAGATACGGGGAGAAAACCCGGATAGACATGTTTGTTATCCCTCAGGATCACATTCTGATCTTATACTTGATGTACTTAAAACACTGCCAATTCACATTAAACTCATATTTTATGCATGCCTCAGGTTACATGACCGGGATAGAAAGAATGTCAGGATAACAGTAGATGATGTTGTTTTTGAATACCAGAGATTGGCTAATGAATCCAGTATAAATAGTCTCTATATAAACCAGGTTTCAGAAAAAATTAAAGAACTTGAAATGCTTGGATTTTTAAAATGCAGATATATTCGTAAAGGTTCAGGTATAAAATTCATTAGTATTTACCAACCTGCTGAAATCCCAAAATTTATTTCAGTACTTAAAGAAGAATTGACGAAGGTTAAAGTTGAAGATATTGTAAATTAATTCTTATTCTTCACTTATAACTTTGTGTATGATTTTGAGCAGCTTCCGGGCAGTATAAGGTTTTGGTAAAAAAGCCTTTGTATGAGAGCGTGCAATCTCTGCAAGTTTATCTTTCTCAGCTAATCCGCTAACCGCAATAACCTTAACCTCAGGGTTTATTTTATGAATCGCCCGGATGCTCGCAGGACCATCCATGACAGGCATCATCATATCCATAAGGATAACTCTGACTTTATCCTTATTCCGGGCATACAATACTACCGCCTCCGCACCATCTTCGGCTGCAAGCGCACTATACCCGTATTTTTCCAGTGTCGAAACAGTAACCTTGCGGACAGAATCTTCATCTTCGACAACAAGAATCAATTCTCCATGCCCGAAGAGCAATTCAAGCTGTTGTTCCTGTGCACTTTGAATCTCGGTTTTAGTCGACGGCAAATATATGCTGAATTGCGTTCCTTTTCCAATCTCGCTGTGTACGTTTATGAAACCGCCATGACTTTTTACAATAGCAAGAGACGTTGACAGGCCAAGTCCTGTTCCTTTTCCAAACTCCTTTGTCGTGAAGAACGGTTCAA
Protein-coding sequences here:
- a CDS encoding type 1 glutamine amidotransferase; the encoded protein is MKALILSADNFEDQELLYPFNRLKEEGIIVKVASLKQGIITGEYGYSINVDMTFNEVDPKDFDMLILPGGKAPEKVRLEKKALDIARHFFRENKLVGAICHGGQTLISAGLIEGRKATCYIGIRDDMKSAGVLYEDKEVVVDGNLITSRHPGDLYAFGRELVKKIHTLL
- a CDS encoding polyprenyl synthetase; amino-acid sequence: MRTFQEYLDKKRQEINSHIKLIVENKISDPDVILTLLKGKRMRAGLLLLVFDAVSDRDRDISGALDLACAIELAHSASLILDDMLDGDKERRGQPAAHLTRGHKRAILDVMDILSLPYDIAAHYGELYVHMLAETQRGMVSGVVNELFHASNLQSAEIYDAIITQKTGRLFRLAAMWGCLAARSGGQGISGEMRPYEKEIASFAEYGLGCGKAMQIADDIVDLKKVIDGNKSGLPGPGLLLPGCLNTGINSLLDKEIARSRRTISSINVPYAYREMLLDVPSGIVNMMLGEYWLKREFGEVCQSE